A genomic segment from Tuwongella immobilis encodes:
- the lpxD gene encoding UDP-3-O-(3-hydroxymyristoyl)glucosamine N-acyltransferase, producing the protein MDERTLTVPVTVRQLAEWVHGEVVGDADRVIVAARTPREAQPGDIVFLDHLRHRAMLAQSQASAYVASEDAGLAEKTLIRVKDPFGAFLILFQRLNQIQIPELIPGIDPTARIDSTASVDPTARIDAFAVIGANTIIGPRCWVRSGVAIGARCRLGAEVQLHPHVVLYDDCSLGDRVIIHANAVLGADGYGYRFQGGRHVKIPQMGGVVIENDVEIGAGSTVDRGTFGPTRIGEGSKLDNLVMVGHNTQIGRHVLLCAQVGIAGSCTVGDYVVMGGQVGVGDHLEIGDGAQLAGQSGIKGDIEPRQRIFGTPGVPIREWSRLAMAMKKVPELLELVEKLRDQLDAYAELPPERADEGRPPLREAS; encoded by the coding sequence ATGGATGAAAGGACGTTGACCGTGCCCGTGACCGTACGCCAGCTTGCGGAATGGGTTCACGGCGAGGTCGTCGGTGATGCCGACCGGGTCATCGTAGCGGCCCGTACTCCCCGTGAGGCCCAACCGGGCGATATTGTCTTCCTCGATCATTTGCGCCATCGAGCAATGCTTGCACAATCGCAGGCTTCCGCTTATGTCGCATCCGAGGATGCCGGTCTCGCCGAAAAGACGTTGATTCGAGTCAAAGACCCATTTGGGGCCTTTCTGATCCTTTTTCAACGCCTCAATCAAATTCAAATTCCAGAACTCATCCCTGGAATTGACCCGACTGCACGGATCGATTCCACGGCTTCCGTGGATCCCACCGCGCGAATCGACGCCTTCGCCGTGATCGGAGCGAATACCATCATCGGTCCACGCTGTTGGGTTCGTTCGGGAGTTGCCATAGGTGCCCGGTGCCGACTCGGTGCCGAGGTGCAACTGCACCCCCATGTCGTGTTGTATGATGATTGTTCGCTGGGCGATCGCGTCATTATTCATGCGAACGCGGTCCTTGGCGCGGATGGCTATGGCTATCGCTTCCAAGGGGGGCGACACGTCAAGATCCCCCAGATGGGCGGGGTCGTCATCGAAAACGATGTCGAAATCGGTGCCGGTAGCACGGTCGATCGTGGCACCTTTGGCCCCACCCGAATTGGGGAAGGTAGCAAGCTGGATAATCTGGTGATGGTCGGCCACAACACGCAGATTGGCCGCCATGTGCTCTTGTGTGCCCAGGTCGGAATCGCTGGCTCGTGTACGGTCGGTGATTATGTCGTCATGGGCGGGCAAGTCGGGGTCGGCGACCATCTCGAAATCGGCGATGGTGCCCAACTCGCCGGACAATCCGGAATCAAAGGCGACATCGAACCGCGACAACGGATCTTTGGCACACCAGGCGTGCCCATTCGGGAATGGAGTCGCTTGGCGATGGCGATGAAGAAAGTCCCGGAACTGCTGGAACTTGTCGAAAAACTCCGCGATCAACTCGATGCCTACGCGGAGTTACCGCCCGAGCGTGCCGACGAAGGGCGGCCACCTCTTCGGGAGGCTTCGTAA
- a CDS encoding LpxI family protein, whose amino-acid sequence MLQQWFGWPRFQTLRSQSTQEPIGLLAGAGRFPIRIAEKAKSLGIPVVCVAVRNMASPELEALSDRFYWTGLGKLGYSIRCFVREQVPRFTMAGKFHKVELMKPLMMLHHLPDWRAIRFWINRNRQDNRDDALLLGLIDEFERDGVRCVSALELCPELLVRTGILTKRAPSESELADIEFGWNLAKEMGRLDVGQSVMIRNRAVLAVEAIEGTDLAIRRAGELCKKAPFVVVKVAKPQQDLRFDMPTIGTTTIESMHAVGGKVLAIEAGMTIILDESETIALADQYGISIVAR is encoded by the coding sequence ATGCTGCAACAGTGGTTCGGTTGGCCGCGGTTTCAAACGCTCCGCAGCCAATCCACACAAGAGCCAATCGGCCTGCTCGCCGGAGCGGGCCGTTTTCCCATTCGCATCGCCGAGAAAGCCAAAAGTCTTGGCATCCCAGTCGTTTGCGTCGCCGTGCGCAATATGGCTTCCCCCGAATTGGAAGCCCTGAGCGATCGCTTCTATTGGACGGGGCTGGGCAAACTCGGCTACTCGATTCGCTGCTTTGTTCGCGAGCAAGTCCCACGCTTCACCATGGCCGGGAAATTCCACAAGGTGGAATTGATGAAGCCCCTGATGATGCTGCATCATCTCCCGGATTGGCGAGCGATTCGGTTTTGGATCAATCGCAACCGCCAGGATAATCGGGACGACGCACTATTGTTGGGATTGATTGACGAGTTTGAACGCGACGGAGTCCGTTGCGTATCGGCATTGGAACTATGCCCGGAGTTACTCGTGCGAACCGGAATCCTGACCAAACGCGCGCCCAGCGAATCGGAATTGGCCGATATTGAATTCGGATGGAACCTCGCCAAGGAGATGGGGCGATTGGATGTGGGGCAGAGCGTGATGATCCGCAATCGCGCGGTCTTGGCTGTGGAAGCAATCGAAGGGACCGACTTGGCCATCCGCCGCGCGGGCGAGTTGTGCAAGAAAGCTCCGTTTGTTGTTGTGAAAGTCGCCAAGCCGCAGCAAGATCTGCGCTTTGATATGCCCACGATCGGCACCACGACCATCGAATCGATGCACGCGGTCGGTGGGAAAGTCCTCGCCATCGAAGCGGGCATGACGATTATCCTCGACGAGAGCGAAACCATCGCCCTCGCCGATCAATACGGAATTAGCATCGTCGCCCGATGA
- a CDS encoding TIGR03000 domain-containing protein yields MTIPASAQSSDSVTTQMTVTMPYPTAKLTIDETATTTTGVERIFETPRLTAGKRYQYKLTAVWSPNNYTTITRTRTVEFVAGTPFRVDLRPKEDSQPDSIVIRYVPTPQVVVNRMLELAGVKEGDIVYDLGCGDGRIVVTAVSKFGAKRGVGIDLDPERIADSKKTAASAKVGDRVEFRQADVLKIPDYSDASVVMLYMGNDLNLQLRPILQKSLKPGSRIVSHRFTMGDWKPDQTITMKDETGEQFLLHLWTIRGDELTPRKSPK; encoded by the coding sequence GTGACCATTCCTGCATCGGCTCAGTCCAGCGACTCCGTGACCACTCAAATGACGGTCACCATGCCCTACCCCACGGCCAAGCTCACCATTGATGAGACAGCCACCACCACCACCGGCGTGGAACGGATTTTTGAAACGCCTCGGCTGACGGCCGGCAAACGCTATCAATACAAACTCACGGCAGTATGGTCGCCCAATAATTACACCACGATCACGCGCACGCGTACCGTCGAATTCGTGGCAGGCACGCCATTTCGCGTCGATCTGCGGCCCAAAGAAGATTCGCAACCGGATTCGATTGTGATTCGCTACGTGCCAACGCCGCAAGTGGTGGTCAACCGCATGCTGGAACTCGCGGGCGTGAAAGAAGGCGATATTGTCTACGATCTGGGCTGCGGCGATGGGCGAATCGTCGTCACGGCTGTGTCCAAATTCGGAGCCAAACGCGGCGTCGGCATTGACCTCGACCCCGAACGAATCGCCGATTCCAAGAAGACCGCGGCGAGCGCGAAGGTGGGCGATCGCGTCGAATTCCGACAGGCGGATGTGCTCAAGATTCCCGATTATTCGGATGCGTCCGTGGTGATGCTATACATGGGCAATGATTTGAATTTGCAATTACGCCCGATATTGCAGAAGTCGCTGAAGCCGGGATCGCGGATCGTCTCGCACCGCTTCACCATGGGAGATTGGAAGCCCGATCAGACGATTACCATGAAAGACGAAACCGGCGAGCAATTCCTGCTGCACTTGTGGACGATTCGCGGCGATGAACTCACCCCGCGAAAATCGCCCAAGTAA
- the crcB gene encoding fluoride efflux transporter CrcB has protein sequence MWDSAFRAMLPWLLVGLGGAMGSMLRYTTGRYLAGYPWAKEFPVGTFLVNIVGSFVLGVLMVLCIERSDPPRREWQLLLGTGFCGGLTTFSTFQWELFERVREGRIGLAFLYFASSLLAGFVAVVLAVRWLDR, from the coding sequence ATGTGGGATTCGGCATTTCGGGCGATGTTGCCCTGGTTATTGGTGGGACTGGGCGGGGCGATGGGGAGCATGCTTCGCTACACCACGGGGCGCTATCTTGCGGGGTATCCCTGGGCGAAGGAATTTCCGGTGGGGACGTTCCTGGTGAACATCGTTGGGAGTTTCGTGCTTGGTGTGCTCATGGTGCTCTGCATCGAGCGCTCGGACCCGCCGCGCCGAGAGTGGCAACTGCTGCTGGGCACCGGATTCTGTGGCGGATTAACCACCTTCTCGACATTTCAATGGGAGTTATTTGAACGAGTGCGAGAAGGTCGGATCGGCCTGGCGTTTCTCTATTTTGCCAGTAGCCTGCTGGCGGGATTTGTGGCAGTGGTCTTGGCCGTGCGATGGTTGGATCGCTGA